The nucleotide sequence AAATTAATTCATGTGCCCTACGGCGTTGATCTTTCGCGATTCAAGCAGATTCCGAAGGAGGACGATATATTTCGGGTCGTATTCGCAGGCGGGATGTCGCTCCGTAAGGGGGTCCACTATTTACTCAAGGCTTTTTCCGAACTCAAACTGCCGAACTCCGAATTATTACTCATCGGATCAATAAATGAGGAAATAAAACCATTTTTCAAAAAATATGAAGGGAGTTTTAGATACATCGGGCACGTTCCACAGGCGGAACTTTATAAACACTATTCACAAGGATCGGTTTTTGCGATGATGTCGATTGAAGAGGGGCTCGCACTTGTGCAACCGCAGGCGATGGCTTGTGGGTTACCCGTTATTGCAACGACGAACACAGGAGCCGAAGATATCGTCCGAGATGGGAAGGACGGGTTTATCATCCCAATCAGGGATGTAGAGAAATTGAAGGAGAAGCTAATATATCTTTATGAACATCCTGTAGAGAGGGAAGAAATGGCAGTGTCGGCAAAAGAGCACGTATCATCGGGTTTTACGTGGGACGACTACGGGGATAAGATGATCAAAGAGTATGAGAGGATACTACGAAATACGAAATAGTACGAAAGTACGAAAAAGATGCCGGAAGATATAAAAATAAGAAGAAAGGATTTGGTGTATTCGGAGTTGAGTTACAAAATTATGGGCGTTATCAGATTACCTATTAGAAAACATAGAGTTATTGCAAATAATAAATT is from Parcubacteria group bacterium CG10_big_fil_rev_8_21_14_0_10_36_14 and encodes:
- a CDS encoding glycosyltransferase family 1 protein codes for the protein MKVSISVPGRFHLFNLAQELIKKDYLSQLITSYPKFEVKKYGIPEEKISSVISKEILMRGWEKFPDFLKDIWNPQFFIHEIFDKSASKKLRTCDIFVGGSSVSLHTFQKAKEFNAILVLERGSSHMEYQRDILIEEYQKFGIDVQKSFMLPHPKIVEKELKEYEEADYISIPSLFVKSTFLEKGIPESKLIHVPYGVDLSRFKQIPKEDDIFRVVFAGGMSLRKGVHYLLKAFSELKLPNSELLLIGSINEEIKPFFKKYEGSFRYIGHVPQAELYKHYSQGSVFAMMSIEEGLALVQPQAMACGLPVIATTNTGAEDIVRDGKDGFIIPIRDVEKLKEKLIYLYEHPVEREEMAVSAKEHVSSGFTWDDYGDKMIKEYERILRNTK